Proteins co-encoded in one bacterium genomic window:
- a CDS encoding peptide ABC transporter substrate-binding protein, which yields MIRKGLMYLLAGAILVSLGVPRAGEGAPARRDIVVGMYAEPDTLNPLVTSTNGAEIINETFLDPLVEYDRDSRLQPVLVESIPTLQNGGIKLRPDGKMDVTWRLRAGAAWQDGQPVTSADALFTDEVASSPKVPLGTYSCGVKNLIDRVQAPDARTFVVTFKAQYAFATECAVEGAKHGLLPRHVFEPVYRRDPAKIKDMPYGQDPSVTIGDGPFRFVRRAQGSEIVVEANPSYWRGRPEVDRIVFRFFPDANAIVANLLSGAIDVAAPQPVGINFAQALQIDELIQRGQAKGIAVRYKPVAIHEALFFNQANPLLRDLRVRQALAYATDRQAISEALFRGKQPATDLFLPPNTPMVDTQIRTYPHDAAKARGLLGEAGWRPGGDGIMVNGAGQRLQLVITATSGNRDRERIEQILQQQWKDAGVDLVVENAPARIVYGELFYQRRYKGVLLGSDAFATPLHPRLDVYYSREIKDVGVVSRNELGWSTPQTDTIITAYLREPDVNKRKALVSQFQRIWADEVPLLPLYWWVSVWAYNEKLQGIDPVGTAIDPSPFVWNARLWRWAQ from the coding sequence ATGATTCGCAAGGGACTGATGTACCTGCTGGCCGGCGCGATCCTGGTCTCGCTCGGCGTGCCGCGCGCCGGTGAAGGCGCGCCGGCGAGACGGGACATCGTCGTGGGAATGTACGCGGAGCCCGACACGCTGAATCCGCTCGTCACGAGCACCAACGGGGCGGAGATCATCAACGAGACCTTCCTCGATCCGCTGGTCGAGTACGACCGGGACAGCCGGCTGCAGCCCGTTCTCGTCGAGTCGATCCCCACGCTGCAGAACGGCGGGATCAAGCTTCGGCCGGACGGGAAGATGGACGTGACGTGGCGGCTGCGCGCCGGCGCCGCCTGGCAGGACGGACAGCCGGTCACGTCGGCCGACGCCCTGTTCACCGACGAGGTCGCGTCCAGTCCCAAGGTGCCTCTCGGCACCTATTCCTGCGGCGTCAAGAACCTCATCGACCGCGTTCAGGCGCCCGACGCGCGGACGTTTGTCGTGACGTTCAAGGCGCAGTACGCCTTCGCCACGGAGTGCGCGGTGGAGGGGGCCAAGCACGGGCTGCTGCCGCGGCACGTCTTCGAGCCCGTGTACCGGCGGGATCCCGCGAAGATCAAGGACATGCCGTACGGACAGGATCCGTCGGTCACGATCGGCGACGGGCCGTTCCGCTTCGTCCGGAGGGCGCAGGGCAGCGAGATCGTCGTCGAGGCGAACCCCTCCTATTGGCGGGGCCGGCCGGAGGTGGACCGCATCGTCTTCAGGTTCTTTCCGGATGCCAACGCCATCGTCGCCAACCTCCTGAGCGGCGCGATCGACGTCGCGGCGCCCCAGCCGGTCGGCATCAACTTCGCGCAGGCGCTGCAGATCGACGAGTTGATCCAGCGCGGCCAGGCGAAGGGTATCGCGGTCCGCTATAAGCCGGTCGCGATTCACGAAGCGTTGTTCTTCAATCAGGCGAACCCGCTCTTGCGGGACCTGCGGGTCCGTCAGGCGCTGGCGTACGCGACCGACCGTCAGGCGATCAGCGAGGCGCTGTTCCGCGGCAAGCAGCCCGCCACCGACCTCTTCCTTCCGCCGAACACGCCGATGGTCGACACGCAGATCCGGACGTACCCGCACGACGCCGCCAAGGCGCGCGGCCTCCTCGGAGAGGCGGGATGGCGTCCCGGCGGCGACGGGATCATGGTGAACGGCGCGGGGCAGCGGCTGCAGCTCGTCATCACGGCCACGTCCGGCAACCGCGACCGCGAACGCATCGAGCAGATTTTGCAGCAGCAATGGAAGGACGCGGGCGTGGACCTGGTGGTGGAGAATGCGCCGGCGCGGATCGTCTACGGGGAGCTGTTCTACCAGCGCCGCTATAAGGGCGTGCTGCTCGGCAGCGACGCGTTCGCGACGCCGCTCCATCCGCGCCTCGATGTGTACTATTCCCGGGAGATCAAGGACGTCGGCGTGGTCTCCCGCAACGAGCTCGGCTGGTCGACGCCGCAGACCGACACGATCATCACCGCATATCTTCGAGAGCCCGACGTGAACAAGCGAAAGGCCCTGGTCTCTCAGTTCCAGCGGATCTGGGCCGACGAGGTGCCGCTCTTGCCGCTGTACTGGTGGGTGTCGGTCTGGGCCTATAACGAGAAGCTCCAGGGCATCGATCCCGTGGGCACGGCGATCGATCCGAGTCCCTTTGTGTGGAACGCGCGTCTGTGGCGGTGGGCGCAGTAA
- a CDS encoding integrase: EVHDDIWLVSFMDYDLGYFDLETRVLEPLDNPFGPKVLPMS; the protein is encoded by the coding sequence GAAGTGCACGACGATATCTGGCTGGTCAGCTTTATGGACTATGACTTGGGCTACTTTGATCTCGAGACGCGCGTGCTCGAACCGCTCGACAATCCGTTTGGGCCGAAAGTGTTACCTATGTCTTAA
- a CDS encoding VOC family protein has protein sequence MATRTEYQHGEFSWVTLSTSDVAAAKRFYGGLFGWQFNDMPAGPGQTYTFCELNHKSVGGLSALTPEMGNAPPHWMPFVNVRSADEIGKRVAKNGGKVLYGPEDVLDVGRMGAFADPTGARLAFWEPKRHKGAALVGETGAICWNEVLTPDIEAAGRFYRAVYDWSSDLVDTSEDSSYTIFKAGNNMIAGMMARPARLKDVPPNWLTYFGTDDVDASAAKVRELGGKVMQPPTDIPGIGRFAVCQDGQGAVFAIAKFIPPAQ, from the coding sequence ATGGCGACCAGGACCGAATACCAGCACGGCGAGTTCTCGTGGGTGACTCTCTCGACCTCCGATGTGGCGGCCGCGAAGCGGTTCTACGGCGGTTTGTTTGGGTGGCAGTTCAACGACATGCCCGCGGGCCCGGGCCAGACTTACACGTTCTGCGAACTGAACCATAAGAGTGTGGGCGGCCTCTCCGCGCTCACCCCGGAGATGGGGAACGCGCCCCCGCACTGGATGCCCTTCGTCAACGTGCGAAGCGCCGACGAAATCGGCAAGCGGGTGGCGAAGAACGGCGGGAAGGTGCTGTACGGCCCGGAGGACGTGCTGGACGTGGGCCGGATGGGCGCGTTCGCCGACCCCACCGGCGCGCGCCTGGCGTTCTGGGAGCCGAAGCGGCACAAAGGCGCGGCGCTGGTGGGTGAGACGGGCGCGATATGCTGGAACGAGGTGCTGACGCCCGATATCGAGGCCGCCGGCCGGTTCTATCGCGCCGTGTACGACTGGAGCAGCGACCTCGTCGATACGAGCGAGGACAGCTCCTACACGATCTTCAAGGCCGGCAACAACATGATCGCCGGCATGATGGCGAGACCGGCGCGCCTCAAGGATGTCCCGCCGAACTGGCTCACGTACTTCGGCACCGACGACGTCGACGCATCGGCCGCGAAGGTTCGGGAACTCGGCGGGAAAGTGATGCAGCCGCCCACGGACATTCCCGGCATCGGCCGCTTCGCAGTCTGTCAGGACGGTCAGGGCGCGGTGTTCGCCATCGCGAAGTTCATCCCGCCGGCTCAGTAG
- a CDS encoding ABC transporter permease produces MSEPGESGIRAAPAAGTGAARSGVRPRAGGLWALAWARFRRHRMALAGVAVLAVVVGAVVLAPLVTRYDPTALDPDHSLAGPTSAHLLGTDDLGRDEFARLLYGGRISLLVGTTAMLLGTAIGVTFGSIAGYMGGWIDTAVMRLVDLILSFPAIFLLLILLNWTAGRAPVIMMVAYLGLFGWTGLARIVRAEYLSLRSREFVEDARAAGAGTLRIIFRHILPNAMGPILVQAAFAVAGAMLAEAALDFLGFGLPPGIPTWGNLLTQAQNYMTSNPVLVIAPGLVVTLTVVAVFFIGDALRDALDVRSR; encoded by the coding sequence ATGAGTGAGCCTGGCGAGAGCGGAATCCGCGCGGCGCCCGCGGCTGGAACCGGTGCCGCCCGGAGTGGAGTCCGCCCGCGCGCCGGCGGGCTCTGGGCGCTCGCGTGGGCCCGATTCCGGCGGCACCGCATGGCGTTGGCCGGCGTCGCGGTGCTCGCCGTCGTCGTAGGAGCCGTCGTGCTCGCGCCGCTCGTGACGCGGTATGATCCGACGGCGCTCGATCCCGACCACAGTCTCGCCGGCCCGACGTCCGCGCACCTGCTCGGTACCGACGATCTCGGGCGGGACGAATTCGCGCGCCTCCTGTACGGCGGCCGGATCAGCCTCCTGGTCGGCACCACCGCCATGTTGTTGGGGACGGCGATCGGGGTCACCTTCGGATCAATCGCGGGATACATGGGCGGGTGGATCGACACCGCCGTCATGCGGCTCGTGGACCTCATCTTGAGCTTTCCGGCCATCTTCCTTCTATTAATATTGCTGAACTGGACGGCGGGGCGGGCCCCGGTCATCATGATGGTCGCCTACCTGGGACTGTTCGGCTGGACCGGTCTCGCGCGGATCGTGCGGGCCGAGTACCTGTCGCTGCGCTCGCGAGAGTTCGTCGAGGACGCCCGCGCCGCCGGCGCCGGGACCCTCCGCATCATCTTCCGCCACATTCTGCCGAACGCGATGGGCCCGATCCTGGTGCAGGCGGCGTTCGCCGTGGCGGGTGCGATGCTCGCCGAGGCGGCGCTCGACTTCCTGGGGTTCGGCCTGCCGCCCGGCATTCCGACGTGGGGAAATCTTCTGACACAGGCCCAAAACTACATGACGAGCAACCCGGTGCTCGTGATCGCGCCGGGGCTCGTGGTGACGCTGACCGTGGTGGCGGTGTTCTTCATCGGAGACGCGCTGCGGGACGCGCTCGACGTCCGGTCCCGGTGA
- a CDS encoding peptide ABC transporter substrate-binding protein: MAVCLSLAVALGGIARASVPGGTFVTVITENPDNLNPYLHGLLASGSVYRYVFDSPFTVDWTGTWKPALATADTVSADGKTWTLTLRPGVRWSDGQPFTSADVKYTWQLATNKDVHVTYATGFDKIASVDTPSATKVVYHLKEAYAPFKEQVMGAPIVPQHILGPLSADQINRAPFNQKPVGTGPFTVTEFVTDDHVTLTANPSYWGPKPKLQRIVVRIVPDQNTQVNLMKAGDLSVLTGVPPARLEEMRRSPGVVIKRYLAPVYQLIQLDEYEFLKDVTVRQALDFATPKTSIIKNVMKGQAEPAVSDMVPNGPWANKQITPRPYDLDRARALLLKDGFAPGPGGVLAKNGRRLEIPLWTLSGRQTDAQMLEVIAQSWRALGVATDTHVASAAALFGQNGPQWNGKDAALLYSWGQGTFPENKINWHSSYIPKDANSPGENAERYSNPEMDRLLDQADRAVGDAKRRAIYARIQELEQRDVPVIFVFWFVNNNAVAANVQGYDVSTFGETPPEGWSTR, encoded by the coding sequence GTGGCGGTATGTCTTTCCCTGGCAGTGGCGCTGGGCGGAATCGCGCGGGCGTCGGTGCCGGGCGGCACGTTCGTGACCGTGATCACGGAAAATCCGGACAACCTGAACCCGTACCTGCACGGGCTCCTGGCTTCCGGCAGCGTCTACCGGTACGTCTTCGACAGCCCGTTCACGGTCGATTGGACCGGCACGTGGAAGCCCGCGCTCGCGACCGCGGACACGGTCAGTGCCGACGGCAAGACCTGGACGCTCACGCTGCGGCCGGGCGTACGCTGGTCCGACGGCCAGCCGTTCACGTCCGCGGACGTGAAGTACACTTGGCAGCTGGCGACCAACAAGGACGTCCACGTCACGTACGCGACCGGCTTCGATAAGATCGCGTCGGTCGACACCCCGAGCGCGACGAAGGTCGTCTACCATCTAAAGGAAGCCTACGCGCCGTTCAAAGAGCAGGTGATGGGCGCGCCGATCGTGCCGCAGCACATCCTCGGGCCGCTGTCCGCCGACCAGATCAACCGGGCGCCGTTCAATCAGAAGCCGGTCGGCACCGGGCCCTTCACCGTCACGGAGTTCGTGACGGACGATCACGTGACCCTGACCGCGAACCCGTCGTACTGGGGCCCGAAGCCCAAGCTTCAGCGGATCGTGGTGCGGATCGTGCCGGACCAGAACACGCAGGTCAATCTCATGAAGGCCGGCGACCTGAGCGTTCTCACCGGCGTGCCGCCCGCGCGCCTCGAGGAGATGCGCCGGAGTCCCGGCGTCGTGATCAAACGGTACCTCGCGCCGGTCTACCAGCTCATCCAGCTGGACGAGTACGAATTCCTGAAAGACGTCACCGTCCGTCAGGCACTCGACTTCGCGACCCCCAAGACCTCCATCATCAAGAACGTGATGAAGGGGCAGGCCGAGCCGGCGGTGAGCGACATGGTGCCGAACGGGCCGTGGGCCAACAAGCAGATCACGCCGCGCCCGTACGATCTGGACCGCGCGCGCGCACTCTTGTTGAAGGACGGCTTCGCGCCCGGCCCGGGCGGTGTGCTGGCGAAGAACGGCCGGCGCCTCGAGATTCCGCTGTGGACGCTCTCCGGCCGGCAGACCGACGCGCAGATGCTGGAGGTGATCGCGCAGTCGTGGCGCGCGCTCGGGGTGGCGACCGACACGCACGTCGCAAGCGCCGCGGCGCTGTTCGGGCAGAACGGGCCGCAGTGGAACGGCAAAGACGCGGCCTTGCTCTACAGTTGGGGGCAGGGGACGTTTCCGGAGAACAAAATCAACTGGCATTCTTCCTACATCCCCAAGGACGCCAACTCGCCGGGCGAGAACGCGGAACGGTACAGCAACCCGGAGATGGACCGGCTGCTCGACCAGGCGGACCGGGCGGTCGGCGACGCGAAGCGCCGCGCGATCTACGCCAGGATCCAGGAGCTGGAACAGCGGGACGTGCCGGTCATCTTCGTCTTCTGGTTCGTCAACAACAATGCGGTGGCCGCCAACGTTCAGGGGTACGATGTCTCCACATTCGGCGAGACGCCGCCGGAAGGATGGAGCACGCGTTAG
- a CDS encoding ABC transporter permease, whose translation MSSYVARRIVQAVLLLIAVSFVSYGIMNVAPGGPLAVYLHNPQVTPDKIDLLRHQLGLDRPWYARYVSWLGGLVQGHWGYSYYTGRPVLAMIGERLPATFTLMLGAFALAIGLSFPIGLYAATHKYRWGDNLLSFGSFFAWAMPTFWFGLMLQLLLGVQLRLLPLAGMHEIGLTSAGDLARHLVMPAMVLGLGSIASWSRYLRSSLLDTLNQDYVRTAHAKGLFARHVLRRHVLRNSLIPIVTLMGLDLPALFSGAVVTESIFGWPGMGRLFLSALNNRDYPLQMAGLMISAALLIAGNLLADLTYAALDPRIRYE comes from the coding sequence ATGTCGTCGTACGTCGCCCGCCGGATCGTCCAGGCGGTCCTGCTGCTGATCGCGGTGTCGTTTGTCAGCTACGGGATCATGAACGTGGCGCCCGGCGGCCCGCTCGCGGTCTATCTGCATAACCCCCAGGTGACCCCCGACAAGATCGATCTGCTGCGGCATCAGTTGGGACTCGACCGCCCGTGGTACGCGCGGTACGTGAGCTGGCTCGGCGGCCTGGTGCAGGGTCATTGGGGCTACTCCTATTACACGGGCCGTCCGGTGCTGGCCATGATCGGCGAGCGCCTGCCCGCGACGTTCACGCTCATGCTCGGCGCGTTCGCCCTTGCGATCGGGCTGTCGTTTCCGATCGGCCTTTACGCCGCCACGCACAAGTACCGGTGGGGCGACAACCTGCTCTCGTTCGGGTCGTTCTTCGCCTGGGCGATGCCGACGTTCTGGTTCGGCCTGATGCTGCAGCTCCTGCTCGGTGTGCAGCTGCGGCTCCTCCCGCTTGCCGGCATGCACGAGATCGGCCTGACCTCCGCCGGTGACTTGGCCCGCCATTTGGTCATGCCGGCGATGGTGCTCGGCCTCGGCTCGATCGCGAGTTGGAGCCGGTACCTGCGCAGCAGCCTCCTCGATACGCTGAATCAGGATTACGTCCGGACGGCGCACGCGAAGGGGCTGTTCGCACGGCACGTCCTGCGCCGGCACGTGCTGCGCAACTCGCTCATTCCGATCGTCACGCTGATGGGGCTCGACCTGCCGGCGCTCTTCAGCGGGGCCGTCGTCACCGAATCGATCTTCGGATGGCCCGGGATGGGCCGGCTCTTCCTCTCCGCGCTCAACAACCGCGACTATCCGCTGCAGATGGCCGGTCTGATGATCAGCGCGGCGCTACTCATCGCCGGCAACCTGCTGGCCGATCTGACCTACGCGGCGCTCGACCCCAGGATCAGATATGAGTGA
- a CDS encoding acetamidase/formamidase family protein → MTTHYLPQDRVHFTWDVRHEPVVNASSGDVLVVHTRDVSDNQITPASTAAVLASLDWKRVYPLAGPVRVKDARPGDTLAVEILDLHTQGWGWTAIIPGFGLLADDFQEPALRIFDLTDGDAAHFRRDIAIPIEPFFGTMGVCPAGAGEQAVMPPGTFGGNMDTRQLTRGATLYLPVQVEGALFSCGDAHAAQGDGEVCVTGIEAPMYATLRLTLQKRRTIPAPQFAHPGPLVSRVNHGGWYGTTGVGPDVHRAAQDAVRAMIAHLSETRGLSAEDAYMLASLCVDLKISEIVDAGQFIVSALLPMAVFHDAAA, encoded by the coding sequence GTGACGACGCACTACCTACCGCAAGACCGGGTGCACTTCACTTGGGACGTCCGGCACGAACCGGTTGTCAACGCGAGCAGCGGGGACGTGCTGGTCGTCCACACCCGCGACGTGAGTGACAACCAGATCACGCCGGCATCGACCGCCGCTGTCCTCGCGTCGTTGGACTGGAAGCGCGTTTATCCCCTGGCCGGGCCAGTGCGCGTCAAGGACGCGCGCCCGGGCGACACCCTGGCGGTCGAAATCTTAGATCTGCACACCCAGGGGTGGGGGTGGACGGCCATCATCCCGGGCTTCGGGCTCCTGGCCGACGATTTCCAGGAGCCGGCGCTGCGGATCTTCGATCTCACGGACGGCGACGCCGCCCACTTCCGGCGCGACATCGCGATCCCCATCGAGCCGTTCTTCGGGACGATGGGCGTGTGTCCGGCCGGCGCGGGCGAGCAGGCCGTGATGCCGCCGGGTACGTTCGGCGGCAACATGGACACGCGTCAGCTGACGCGCGGCGCCACGCTCTACCTGCCCGTGCAGGTCGAGGGCGCGTTGTTCAGCTGCGGCGATGCTCACGCGGCGCAGGGCGACGGCGAGGTATGTGTCACCGGCATCGAAGCGCCGATGTACGCGACGCTGCGCCTCACGCTCCAGAAGAGGCGCACGATTCCCGCGCCGCAGTTTGCGCACCCCGGACCGCTTGTGTCGCGGGTAAACCACGGCGGCTGGTACGGGACGACGGGCGTCGGGCCGGATGTGCATCGGGCGGCTCAAGACGCGGTGCGGGCGATGATCGCTCATCTATCGGAGACGCGAGGCCTCTCGGCCGAAGACGCCTACATGCTGGCGAGCCTCTGCGTAGACTTGAAGATCTCGGAGATCGTCGACGCCGGGCAGTTCATCGTGAGCGCGCTGCTGCCGATGGCGGTGTTTCACGATGCCGCGGCTTGA